A window of the Mucilaginibacter sp. cycad4 genome harbors these coding sequences:
- a CDS encoding FecR family protein produces MEQERIIQLITRKLAGEATPQELRELDEWLLSFPEALYYEEVLNQIAFKNELPEETDIDKAFDLHEQKYSYEFDGYKDAGQPATIKKSLIKRWLIAASFIAISSFAFYLLYHKNNTNAAYVPDTEIVCGKRMRKKIVLPDGTNVWLNTNSKLQYNDSMLYKDRREVRLYGEAFFDVAKDKKHPFIIHTQKIAVKVLGTAFNIKAYPNDPVTETTLIRGLIELSLNSDPQRKILLRPKEKLALNENVPNEHTDKRLAPVIHNQMVIENIEPVEISNKDYFEETSWVQNKLVFKDESFEELAPKLEKWYNVTFKINNKTVANYRFTGILENETLTQALTGMQIIRPFKFKITANDVVTIN; encoded by the coding sequence ATGGAGCAGGAAAGGATTATACAGTTAATAACCAGGAAACTGGCCGGTGAGGCCACTCCGCAGGAACTTCGGGAACTGGATGAATGGCTGCTATCATTTCCCGAGGCTTTGTATTACGAAGAAGTGTTAAACCAGATTGCTTTTAAAAATGAACTTCCGGAAGAAACTGATATAGATAAAGCCTTTGACCTGCACGAGCAAAAATACAGTTATGAATTTGATGGATATAAAGATGCAGGCCAGCCAGCCACAATAAAAAAGAGCCTTATTAAACGTTGGCTGATAGCCGCCTCGTTCATTGCGATAAGCAGTTTCGCTTTTTACCTCTTATACCATAAAAACAACACCAATGCTGCATATGTACCCGATACAGAAATTGTATGCGGAAAACGAATGCGCAAAAAAATAGTACTTCCGGATGGCACTAATGTTTGGCTCAATACCAACAGTAAGCTTCAGTATAATGATTCCATGCTGTATAAAGACCGCCGGGAAGTAAGGTTGTATGGCGAAGCCTTTTTTGATGTGGCTAAAGATAAAAAGCACCCTTTTATAATACATACTCAAAAAATAGCTGTAAAAGTTTTAGGTACCGCTTTTAATATCAAAGCATATCCTAATGACCCTGTTACTGAGACAACACTCATCAGGGGATTGATAGAACTATCGCTTAACAGCGACCCGCAACGGAAGATTTTGCTGCGGCCCAAAGAAAAATTAGCATTAAATGAAAATGTGCCTAATGAGCATACAGATAAACGCCTTGCCCCGGTAATTCATAACCAAATGGTTATAGAAAACATCGAACCGGTTGAAATATCAAACAAAGATTATTTTGAAGAGACCTCATGGGTGCAAAATAAGCTGGTTTTCAAAGATGAATCTTTTGAAGAACTGGCCCCGAAGTTAGAGAAGTGGTATAACGTAACCTTTAAAATTAATAATAAAACCGTGGCCAACTATAGGTTTACGGGTATTCTTGAAAACGAAACGCTAACCCAGGCATTAACAGGAATGCAAATAATAAGGCCATTTAAATTTAAGATAACCGCCAATGACGTAGTGACCATTAACTAA
- a CDS encoding TonB-dependent receptor, protein MKKEILHDKVFSVPHYRKFLLMLNWIFVLTFLFCLDVSANSYSQNAKVSFNLKDASLKKAIYTLEQKGKTRFLYSEQLLPQDKQITLDVNNVPLLDVLNKILEDTGLDYQVTDNGLVIIALKGSIIKNIDVKGKVLDDKGNSLPGVSVKVLGTNTGTVTNAGGEYSVSAPEGASLVFSYIGYLSQTVEVGTKTQINIVLKVDEASQKLSEVIVVGYGTQRKSDLTGSVASISGKDLDKTPVLGADQMLQGRVSGLQLTQSDGQPGSATSVRIRGTNSINSGNEPLYVIDGFAGVGNLSSINPSDIQSIEVLKDASATAIYGSRGANGVILITTKKGKAGQHNINFESYTGLQHIARKIPLMDATQFGKYLNQYYTEYNAANPATAKALPYTDEQIAGFGKGTDWQDELYRTAPIQNYQLSFNGGTNEARYYLSLNHFDQDGIMRATGFRRELIRLNLDRNIGKKIKMGFSSQISYNVQAVDPSITGVGYGAAGGALSMSPIVPVKDASGAYTFANAPAAYVGTYGNPVAAVELGKDRIANSRGLINTFGEYEFIPGFKFKSSFGVDYNNTNENSYLPTTMYIGQQTNGSAYSSNNISYSWLNENTLSFNKQFNKIHAIDAVAGVSLQEFKTKAFSSSAQGFFTDNLGTDNLALGANVLTPQSNTYKNTIASYFGRINYRLMEKYLFTFTMRSDGSSRFGATKKWGYFPSGAFAWRASEEKFIKNIKQISDLKIRASYGVTGNQEIGSYQSLSQYAINSYSLGTSTTRVVGVSPNNIANPKLSWESTASFDVGADVGFFNNRISLTADYYRKTTSDLLLNFSIPQSSGFSSILLNAGKVGNHGIELSLNTRNIETQNFNWSTTITYAANKNKVLDMNGTNNIMVGSTGPYIVTNGLAPSILRIGQPIGSFYGYHFDGVYQTPAQIAAAGISGVVPGDAIIRDVDGNKIINGNDREIIGQAAPKFIYSVNNTFSYKHFDLTIFAQGVQGNKVLNLTSYAHSNGTTANVYTYMANAWNGPGTSNAIPRVLSTSIRNAGVVDNYLEDGSYLRIQTVSLAYNVPVSPKSRVFKTSTVYFTVQNLHTFTKYTGYNPEINSFGAQNLNAGTQNLNPGSQNLNLGADVNSYPPPRTLLLGVKLGF, encoded by the coding sequence ATGAAAAAAGAAATACTTCATGATAAAGTATTTTCTGTGCCCCATTACCGAAAATTTTTATTGATGCTTAACTGGATTTTTGTTCTGACTTTTCTGTTTTGTTTGGATGTATCGGCAAACAGTTATTCGCAAAATGCAAAGGTTAGTTTTAACCTTAAAGATGCGTCGCTGAAAAAAGCCATCTATACACTTGAGCAAAAGGGAAAAACCCGCTTTTTATACAGCGAACAATTGTTGCCGCAAGACAAGCAAATTACACTTGATGTTAACAATGTGCCGTTGCTCGATGTATTAAACAAGATCCTTGAAGATACCGGCCTTGATTACCAGGTAACTGATAACGGATTGGTAATTATAGCCCTGAAAGGCTCCATTATTAAAAACATAGATGTAAAGGGAAAGGTACTTGATGATAAGGGCAACTCGTTACCGGGGGTAAGTGTAAAGGTACTTGGTACAAATACCGGTACGGTAACCAATGCAGGTGGCGAATACAGTGTATCGGCGCCCGAGGGGGCCTCTCTGGTGTTTTCATATATCGGTTATCTTTCGCAAACTGTAGAGGTTGGTACAAAAACGCAAATCAATATAGTTTTAAAGGTAGATGAAGCCAGCCAGAAACTGAGTGAAGTGATTGTGGTTGGATACGGAACCCAGCGTAAAAGCGACCTTACCGGTTCAGTTGCTTCTATAAGCGGAAAAGATCTGGATAAAACACCGGTGTTGGGGGCCGATCAAATGTTACAGGGAAGGGTGAGCGGTTTACAGCTTACACAATCAGACGGGCAGCCCGGCAGCGCTACTTCTGTCCGCATACGGGGTACCAATTCAATAAATTCGGGTAATGAACCTTTATATGTTATAGATGGCTTTGCAGGTGTTGGAAACCTAAGCTCCATCAACCCCAGCGACATACAATCTATCGAAGTTTTAAAAGATGCTTCCGCAACGGCAATTTATGGTAGCCGCGGTGCTAACGGGGTAATACTTATCACCACAAAAAAGGGGAAAGCCGGGCAGCATAATATAAACTTTGAATCATACACTGGCTTGCAGCACATCGCCCGTAAAATTCCGCTGATGGATGCTACACAGTTTGGCAAATACCTGAATCAATATTATACCGAATACAACGCGGCTAACCCGGCCACCGCCAAAGCCCTGCCTTATACAGATGAGCAGATTGCCGGATTTGGGAAAGGTACCGACTGGCAGGATGAGCTGTACCGCACTGCGCCTATTCAAAATTATCAGCTTAGCTTTAACGGCGGTACCAACGAAGCCCGGTATTACCTTAGCCTGAACCATTTTGATCAGGACGGTATTATGAGGGCCACCGGTTTCAGGCGCGAACTGATCCGTTTAAACCTTGACAGAAATATTGGTAAGAAGATTAAGATGGGCTTTTCTTCTCAAATATCATATAATGTACAGGCGGTTGACCCAAGTATAACAGGAGTAGGGTATGGCGCTGCCGGCGGCGCCCTGAGTATGAGCCCTATTGTACCTGTAAAAGATGCAAGCGGAGCATATACATTTGCAAATGCGCCGGCCGCATATGTTGGCACTTATGGAAACCCGGTTGCCGCTGTGGAATTGGGCAAAGACCGTATTGCTAATTCGCGCGGGCTGATCAATACCTTTGGCGAGTATGAATTTATTCCCGGCTTTAAATTTAAAAGCAGTTTTGGGGTAGACTATAATAACACCAACGAAAATTCATACCTGCCCACTACCATGTACATCGGGCAGCAAACCAACGGATCGGCTTATTCATCAAATAATATCAGCTATAGCTGGCTAAATGAAAACACATTATCTTTTAATAAGCAATTTAACAAGATCCATGCAATTGATGCCGTGGCAGGTGTTTCATTACAGGAGTTTAAAACCAAGGCTTTCAGCAGCAGCGCCCAGGGCTTTTTTACAGATAACTTAGGCACCGATAACCTGGCTTTAGGCGCCAATGTTTTAACGCCACAATCCAACACTTATAAAAATACCATCGCTTCCTATTTTGGCCGTATCAATTACCGGTTAATGGAAAAGTACCTGTTTACTTTTACCATGCGCTCTGATGGGTCTTCGCGTTTTGGGGCAACCAAAAAATGGGGTTATTTCCCGTCCGGAGCATTTGCCTGGAGAGCATCGGAAGAGAAATTTATTAAAAATATAAAACAGATTTCAGACCTGAAGATCAGGGCGAGCTACGGGGTTACCGGTAACCAGGAAATAGGCTCTTATCAATCATTATCTCAATATGCCATTAACAGCTACTCATTAGGTACTTCTACAACACGCGTGGTTGGCGTATCGCCAAATAACATTGCCAATCCAAAATTAAGCTGGGAGTCTACCGCTTCTTTTGATGTTGGCGCCGATGTAGGGTTCTTTAATAACCGCATTAGCCTTACTGCCGATTACTATCGCAAAACAACCAGCGATCTGTTGCTTAATTTTTCGATACCCCAGTCGTCGGGCTTTTCAAGCATCCTGCTTAATGCAGGGAAGGTAGGGAACCACGGGATCGAGCTCTCTTTAAATACAAGAAACATCGAGACGCAAAATTTCAACTGGTCAACCACCATTACTTACGCCGCAAACAAAAACAAAGTATTGGATATGAACGGCACCAATAATATCATGGTAGGCAGCACAGGCCCATACATTGTAACCAATGGTCTTGCCCCTTCCATTTTACGGATTGGTCAGCCAATCGGGTCCTTCTATGGCTATCATTTTGATGGCGTATATCAAACCCCGGCGCAAATTGCCGCTGCAGGTATATCAGGCGTAGTGCCGGGGGATGCCATAATCCGCGATGTTGACGGAAATAAGATCATTAATGGCAACGACCGGGAAATTATAGGGCAGGCGGCTCCGAAGTTTATTTATAGTGTCAATAACACCTTTTCCTACAAACACTTTGACCTTACCATTTTTGCACAGGGGGTACAAGGTAATAAAGTGCTTAACCTTACCAGTTATGCGCACAGTAATGGCACTACAGCAAACGTATATACCTATATGGCTAATGCCTGGAATGGTCCCGGAACCAGCAATGCCATCCCGCGAGTTCTGAGCACGTCTATACGTAATGCAGGTGTGGTAGATAACTACCTGGAAGACGGAAGTTATTTAAGGATCCAAACAGTATCGCTGGCATACAATGTACCGGTTTCGCCAAAATCTCGGGTGTTTAAGACCTCAACAGTATATTTTACGGTTCAAAACTTACACACCTTTACAAAATACACAGGTTATAACCCCGAAATAAACAGCTTTGGTGCACAAAATCTGAATGCGGGTACACAGAACCTGAACCCAGGCAGTCAGAATTTAAACCTCGGGGCCGATGTTAATTCATATCCGCCGCCACGTACCCTTTTGTTGGGGGTTAAATTAGGATTTTAA
- a CDS encoding sigma-70 family RNA polymerase sigma factor has product MPHNLSDLTDIVQEIAVHDSYIAYKKLFGLLFPSIKHFSYCLLKSPELAEEVASDVMITLWRKRKTITSINNIKVYAFVIAKNLCLNILKSNSRGRIVSLDDITINLQIDTTPEWILINDELKQSLNNAINKLPTRCKMIFRLVKEDGLSYKEVSEILNISIKTVDSQLVIASRRLSVSIKKEFNLGTVKKY; this is encoded by the coding sequence ATGCCCCACAATTTATCTGACTTAACGGATATTGTCCAAGAAATAGCTGTGCATGACAGTTATATTGCTTACAAAAAGTTATTTGGGTTGCTTTTTCCATCCATAAAACACTTTTCTTACTGCTTGTTAAAATCACCCGAACTGGCAGAAGAAGTTGCATCAGATGTAATGATCACTTTGTGGCGAAAGCGGAAGACAATTACTTCCATCAATAATATCAAGGTATATGCCTTTGTTATCGCTAAGAACCTCTGCTTAAATATTTTAAAGAGCAACTCCCGCGGCAGGATAGTTTCTTTAGATGATATTACTATCAATTTGCAAATTGATACTACCCCCGAGTGGATATTGATTAATGATGAATTGAAGCAAAGCCTGAATAATGCCATCAACAAATTACCTACCAGGTGTAAAATGATTTTCAGGCTGGTAAAAGAAGATGGCCTGAGTTATAAAGAAGTTTCTGAAATTCTTAATATATCCATAAAAACAGTTGATTCTCAACTTGTTATTGCTTCCAGGCGCTTGTCTGTCTCCATCAAAAAAGAGTTTAACCTCGGTACAGTAAAAAAATATTAA